A window of Dromiciops gliroides isolate mDroGli1 chromosome X, mDroGli1.pri, whole genome shotgun sequence contains these coding sequences:
- the IL13RA1 gene encoding interleukin-13 receptor subunit alpha-1 has protein sequence MEGLAILRLLWTAATLGAAAAEAHPPPVTNFSISVKNLCTICWEWSPPEGINATCKLWYASHLGEDKVISLNNFRTEEVALNERVCLHVRSQCSVGSTNPSDAVEMCTVPPEGDPESAVTRLQCIWYNLSQMNCTWLPGKKAPPDTNYTLYYWYSTLEKSLQCTNYYLEGQLIGCSFELLKGNVSGSEKIQIMVADTAGAIRPSYNITLLNSVKPDHPVITALSFQNDSLYVEWESPENFESNCLVYQVEVNDSKPKKHKVEESKNKCHISQTPQELPRNSKHKNCLVIEHVNREALYTVRVRAKASKYCFEDDNLWSAWSPEKTIGQKSDSTFYTVTLLSIPVAISISTLLLLLYLKRLKIIIFPPIPDPGKIFKEMFGDQNDDTLHWKKYDIYEKQIKEETDSVVLVENLKKTSQQSE, from the exons AAGCCCACCCCCCACCTGTGACCAATTTCAGCATTTCTGTGAAGAACCTCTGTACGATCTGTTGGGAGTGGAGTCCTCCAGAGGGTATCAATGCAACGTGTAAGCTGTGGTATGCTAGTCATTTAGGGGAGGACAAG GTAATCAGTTTAAACAACTTTCGGACTGAAGAAGTGGCCCTAAATGAAAGAGTTTGCCTCCACGTGAGATCACAGTGCAGTGTGGGGAGCACAAATCCTAGTGATGCCGTAGAAATGTGCACTGTGCCCCCAGAAG GTGACCCAGAGTCTGCTGTAACAAGACTGCAGTGTATCTGGTACAACCTGAGCCAAATGAATTGCACGTGGCTCCCTGGGAAGAAGGCACCTCCTGACACAAACTACACTCTGTACTACTG GTACAGCACTCTGGAAAAAAGTCTTCAGTGTACAAACTACTATTTGGAGGGTCAACTCATTGGGTGTTCTTTTGAGCTGCTTAAAGGAAATGTTTCAGGTTctgaaaaaattcaaataatggTCGCAGACACAGCCGGAGCAATTAGACCCTCCTATAATATCACTTTGTTAAATTCTG TGAAACCTGATCACCCTGTCATAACGGCCCTCTCCTTCCAGAACGACAGCCTGTACGTGGAGTGGGAAAGTCCAGAAAACTTTGAGAGCAATTGCTTAGTTTACCAGGTGGAAGTCAATGACAGCAAGCCAAAGAAACACAAA GTTGAAGAGTCTAAAAACAAATGCCACATCTCACAAACGCCTCAGGAGCTTCCAAGAAATTCCAAG CATAAAAATTGTCTCGTGATCGAGCATGTTAACCGTGAAGCTTTGTACACGGTCAGAGTGAGAGCCAAAGCCAGTAAGTATTGCTTTGAAGATGATAACCTCTGGAGTGCCTGGAGTCCAGAGAAAACCATAG gccaGAAGTCCGACTCTACATTTTATACCGTCACATTACTCTCCATCCCAGTCGCTATCTCCATCTCTACTCTTCTCCTGCTGCTATATTTAAAGAG actgaaaatcattatttttcctcCAATTCCTGACCCTGGGAAGATTTTTAAAGAGATGTTTGGAGACCAGAATGATGACACCCTG caCTGGAAAAAGTATGACATCTatgaaaagcaaattaaagaagAAACTGACTCAGTGGTGCTGGTTGAAAATCTGAAGAAAACGTCTCAACAAAGTGAATAA